GACGTCGTGCGCCGCATCAATGCCACGACGCCGCTCGTCGCCTCGTTCCTCGAGCGGCATCCGCGCGTCGAACGCGTCTGGTGGTCGCAGCAACGAGCCACGCGGGACAACTACGCGCGCATTGCCCGCACGCCGCAGTCGGTCGGCGCAGTCGTGTCGTTCACCCTCCGCGGGTCGCTCGCGAATTTCTACGACCGCCTCACGCTGCCCAAGGGGCCGAGCTTCGGCATGGCGACGACGTTGATCTGTCCTTACGTCTACCTCGCGCACTACGACCTGCTGCCGCAGCGCGGCGGCGGCACGACGCTGCGCGATGCCGGCCTGCCGCCGGAGCTGTTGCGTCTGTCGGTCGGCACCGAGCCCGCAGGCGACATCGTCGCGGCACTTGGCGCCGCGCTCGAGTGAGGCGCGCTCGCGCCGCGCTCAATCTCCGCGCAACAGTCGCCCGACTTCGGCATCGAGCCGCTCGGGCGGGACGTTGGCGACGGCGAGACGGCCGGTGCGATCGAAGAGGAACACCGCGGGGATGGACGTGATCGCGAAACGCTCGGCGAGTTCGTTCCGGCCCTCGCCGTTGAGGAGAAAATGCTGCGGCCACGTCAGGCCGTGCTGGCGGATGAAGGTTTCCAGTTTTCCGCGGGTGCCGGGCCGGTCGAGCGAAACGCCGACGATCTCGAGGCCGGCGGCGCCGTGCTCGTCGCGCAGCTGTTTGAGCCGCGGCAGCTCGACGACGCACGGCTGGCACCACGTCGCCCAGAAATCGAGCAACACCACTTTCCCGCGCAGCTGCTGGAAGTCGACCTCGCGGCCGTCGAGCGCGATGAAGCGCAGTTCGAACGGCGCGCGGCCAATCAGGCGGAGGAATTGCCGCCGCGTCGCCACCTCGCGCAGCAACGCGTGCGGGCTCGCGGCGAGCCGCTCCACGATCTCACCGGCGGCGGCAGGGTCCAAGCCCTCGAGGCGCTCGAGCGTGCGCAGTTGGATCAAACGAAGTTCCGGATTCGCCCCGAACCGGGCGACGTGATCGTCGAGTCGCCGCTGGATCGCCAGCAGCTGGGCGGCGGTGGGACTCTCCCCGCAGCGGGCCGCTTCCTCGTCGATGAGGAGCACGGAGGCCGTTCCGCGAATTTCGGTCGGAACGTCGCTTCGGTCGACCGCTTCGGCAGCGAGCTGGCGCACGCGCGCGTTGAAGGCCGGCGGAACGGTGTCCGGAACCGGCCACGGGCGAACCTCGCGGAGGTGCACGGCCACGGCCCAACGCCGGGGATCCTGCGGATAGGTGTCGAGGAACGCAGCGCCGAGGCGCTCGAGGTCGGCGACTTTGCGGTCCCACCACGCGTTCTTTTCCGCCTTGGTGGCGTTGGCGGGCATGGAAGCGTCCCGAATTTTCTCGAACTCCGCCCACGCACGATCGGCGGCCGGCTCGGCCGCGAGGCAGCTGACAGCGGCGGCCAGCAAGACGAACAGCAGCGAGAGGCGCATGTTCAGAAGGATTTGGTGGCTTCGAAATACACGAACCGCTGGCGCGGGTCGTTGAGCAGGCTGTGCCACAGGTTGATGCGCGCAGTGCGGAGCGGCGGCGTGCGATCGAAGACGTTCAAGGCGCCGAGGGTGAACTTCGTGCCCGCGAGCCAGTCGCGCCAGCTGGTGCGCTCGCCGACGCGCGCGGGGAACGAGTAGCTGAACTGGACGTCGTGCTCGGTGGAGCTGGGGATCTTGTCGCCGTCGACGCCGGTGCGGGTCGGGCGCGAGGGTTTCAAGGTGTTGGTGTCACCTTCGTAGGAATGGATGTAGCGGGCCGTCCAACTCGCGGTGAAGCGACCGGTGTTGAACCAGACGCGGCCGCGGCCGCGGAGCTTCACCGGGCCGTCGCCGAGCAGGTCGACATCGCCCGCGCGATCCTCGAACGGCTGTTCGTCGACCGAGCGTTGCTTGAAGTCCAACACGTAGGTGCCTTCGACCGATCCGCCGAAGCTGCGCGTCGAGGAGAGTTCGCGGCGGTAGTCGGCCTTGACGTCCCAGCCGGAGGTGATGAGGCGCGAGAGGTTCACCGGGCGCGCGTCCATCTCGATGATCGGGCCGGGCATGCCGGCGGGATCGCCGGGCAGGCGCGGGCCGCGCACGATGCGGTCGGGCACGTAGGTGACGAGGTCCTGCTCGTTCGGGTAAGTGATGACGTCGCTCTTGTCGTAGCGGTAGTAAGCGACGTTGAGGGTCAGGCCGGGGATTTGGCGCGGCGTGAACACCACGCCGAGGTCCCAGGTCTTGCTGGTTTCCGGCCGCAGGCGGGGATTGCCGCCGACGAGGTAGACTTCGGGCTCGACCGGTTCGTCGCCGCGGAGCGGATCGGTGGCGATGCCGAACGTGATCGGGCCGATGTCCTGCACGGGAGCGTAGAGATCGGACTGGCGGGGCGGCTGGAAGCCCTCGCTGAAACTGGCGCGCAGCGCCACGTCCGGCAGCGGCGCGTATTTGAACGCCACCATCGGCGGCGCGGCGGCGCCGAAATCGTCGTAGCGCTCGAGGCGGATCGCGGCGGAGAAATCGAGCGACCACAGGCCGGGGCGACGGTTGCGCTCGCCGACGAGCGGGACCTGGACTTCGCCGTAGGCGGCGATGGCGCGGCGGGAGGAGTTGCCGTTGATGTCCTCATCCGCGTAGGCCGAGCCGGGCAGGAGCGCGTAGTCGCCGTAGCGGAGCTGGGTATCGGAAGTCAGGTGCTCGAAACGCACTTCGAAACCGAGGGAGAAATTCGTCAGCGCGCCGGCGATTTCCATCAGCTCGCCGTTCACGCGCCAGTTGGTGGCGGCGATTTCGGTGACCTCGTTGCGCGTATCGAGGCCGCGCAACTTGGCCAGCTCGGACTCCGAGGCGAGCGGTGCGCTGCGCAGATCGCGGAAGGGGTTGTAGTATCCGGCCGCGACGGCCGGCGCGAGGAGCAGGTGGTAGGTGGTGGCGTCCGAGTGGGCGTCGTTGCGGTCGCCCGAGAAATCCACCGCCCAGTTGAGCGGACGCGCGAAGAGCTCGAACTTGCCCTTGAGACCGGTGACGGCGCGCAGGGTGAGCTTGTCACTGTCGGAGTAGCTGTCGGGCAGGTCGATGGGATCGACGAGCACGGAGATGGATTTGCCGACGAAGCCCGGGGTGACGTTCGTGCGGAAGGGATTCACGGGGGAGTTGGCCCCGAGGTTGATGACCGTGAGCGTGCGATACGCGCCGACGCTGGTGTCGGCCCAGCGCCAGCTGAGTTCGCTGTAGGAAGAGAGTCCGTTCTTGAACGTGTGCTCGAGCGAGGCGAAGGCGGCGTAGGACTCGCTCGGCGCCACGAGCTTGGCGCGGCCGATCGAGGGCAGGTCGCGGATCGGCTGGCCGGCGTTGGCGGCGAAGGAGGCGGGCGTGAGCCCGACGCCGTTCGAGCCGGTCGGCACGTAGGCCCACGCGGCGGTGGGCGCGCCGGGGATGCCGAGCGGCGGCAGGGCGGGACTGGAAACGGTGACGAGCGGCAGCGGCGATTGGGCGTTGCGGAGGACGTCGCGCAGGTAGGTCGGCGCGCCGGGCGGCACGCGCTCGAGCGCGACTTCCCAATAGCGGCGGTCGCTGAGATGGAGGTCGTTCTTGCGGTTGTATTCGAAGGAGAGATTGAGCGCGGTGCGGCCGTCGTTGAACTGGCGGCCGTGGAAGACGCTGCCGCGGACCTCCTCCGCGCCACCGCGCGCGGCGCCGAGATACAGGCTGGCCTCGGAGCCGGAGAAGCCTTTGCGGAGAATGATGTTGATCACACCGCCGACGGCGTTGGCGCCGTAGATCGCGGAGCCGGAGGTGGCGAGGATCTCGATGCGATCGACGGCGCTGAGCGGAATGCGACTGACGTCGGCGCCGCCGAACTCGCCGCCGAAGAGGCGCCGGCCGTTGATCATCACCAGCGTCTGGTTCTCGCCGAAGCCGCGGAGATTGATGCCGTCGGAGGAAAACGGAAAGCCGCCCGTCTGGCCGAGCTGCACGGCGGCGAGGTTCTGCGAGCCGGTGCCGAAGCTGGTGTTGCTCGGCAGGCTGCGGAAGAACTCCGGCAGGTTCGTCACGCCGGAGCGGTCGATCTCGGCGCGGTCGATCACGGTGTAGCGCACGCCCTCGTTCTCGCGGCGGGGCACGACGCCCTGGTTGACGATGCCGGTCTCCCGCACACCGGTGACCTCGTAGCGGTCGAGCACCACGGCGCCGTCCTTGACCTGCGCCGCCCGGCTGTCAGCCGGACGGCTTGCGTCGTTTTTTTCGTCGGGGGCGGAGCGGTTGACGGTGAGGGCGCCGGTCTGCTCGTCCTGCACGAGCGCGAGGTCGGTGCCGACGATCATCCGCTCGAGCGCTTCGCGCGCGGTGAACTCGCCGCGCACGGGCTTGGTCGCGACGCCGCGCACTTTGTTGACGAGGAAAACGACCTGTTCGCCGGATTGCTCGGCGAATTGCCGGAGCGTGGCCGCGGCGTCGCCGGCGGGCACGTCGAAGTTCTTCCGAACCGGCTCGGCGGCGGACAGGCCGACGGCGAACAAAAGCACGAGGAAAAAGCCGGCGAGCCGGCGCAACGCGAAGAGATGACGAGGTGACATGGTGAGCCGGAAGGGCCGGCCACTTGTTGTGACGAACCGAAAACGAAAGCGGGCTACGTGGCCGCGGAAATTTTCCGTGTCAGCGGGCACGCCGAATCACGATCCGATCGGGGCCGGCGCGCACGGCAATCATCTCGCCGCTGCTGGTGAGCAAGCGCACGAACGCCTCGACGTCCTCCGCGCGGAACGTCGCCTCGACCGGCAGCGGCGCGAGGTCGGCGTCGCCGAGCTCGATCTGGACGCGATTGCGGGCGTTGAACTGGCGCACCACCTCGGCGAGCGGCGTCTCGAGGAAGCGCAGACGCGGCTCGCGCCACGACAGCTCCGCGCGGATGACCGCCGGAGTGACGTCCTCCACGGCGGGCGCGACCGCAGCGGTCGCCACGGTGGGCACGCTCACGCGTTGCCCGATGCCGATTTCCGGAATCGGCTCGCGCGCGACCGGCAGCGTCGCAGGCGGATCCACGCGCACGCGGCCCTCGGTGACGAGCACCTGCACGCAATCGGTTTTCAGGCGGACGTTGAAGGCGGTGCCGACGGCGCGCACCGCCACGCCATCGGCCTGGACGATGAAGGGGCGGACCGGGTTCTTCGTGACTTGGAAAGCGGCCTCGCCGCGCACGAGCGCGACGCGCCGCTCGCCGGCGGTGAATTGCTCGCGAATCTCGGTGTCGGCGTTGAGGTCGACGATGGAGCCGTCGGGCAGCGTCATGCGCTGGTAACCGCCAACGGTCGTGGCGTAGTGGGCGTGCGGCTCGCCGGCGGAGGGCGCGGCCGGCCGGAGCCAGAACCACGCACCGGCGAGCGTCAGGCAGGCCGCCAGCGCCGCGGTCGCCGCGAGCGAGCGGAAAGGCAGGACGTTGGCGCCCGCCGGTCGGGCGAGCAGGTCGCGATCCGGATGCACGCGCGCCTCGGGCCGGAATTCGCGTAGCGCCTGCAACGAGCTCCAGGCGTGCTCGAGGCGACGCACGGCTTGTTCGTGTCGCGGATCGGCCGCGCGCCACGCGGCGAACGCCGCGGCGTCCTCGGTGGACAGACCCTCGTCGCGCTCGGCCAGCCAGGCGGCGGCGGTGGCCTCGATGGCCTCGTCGCGCGGGAAACCGGTGGAATCGAAGGGAGCGCTCACGGTTTGTTTTCCTCCGGCGCGATGCGAGCGGTCGCGATGCCCCGCGCGGCGAAATAGTCGGCGCACCGGCGCATGCCTTTGGCGAGTTGCGCCTTCACGGTGTGCTCGGAGATGCGGAGCTCCGCGGCGATTTCCTTGTGCGAGAGGCCGTAGAGGAGGCGCAGCGTCATCGCTTGCCGGCAGCGATCCGGCAGCGCCTGCACGGCGGCGGCGAGCAACTCGAGTTCCTGCTGGCGACCGAGGGCGTCGGCGATGCCGGGAGATTCCTCCAGCACGGGCAGCGCCGCGACGTCGGCGACGGACTCGATCGCGACGACCTCGCGGCGGCGAAAGAGATCGAGCGCGAAGTTGCGCGCGGTGGTGAACAGATACGCCTTGGCGTAGCCGACCTTGCCCGCCTGGCGGGCGCGGATCAGCCGCAGGTAGGATTCCTGCACGACATCGTCCACATCGGGCAGAAAGGGAAATTTCCCGCGCAGCCACGCGCGCAGCGACGGCTCATGCGGTTGCACGTCGCGCGCGAACCAGCCCGCGTCGACGGACGCGGGCGAGGACGGCGGCTTGAGGGAATCGGCGGACATGCGGACGAAGGCGAGGAATCTGTGCGGGGCACAGGGACGGAGACAAACATCGATGTTGTCCCGTCACCTTGTTTGACGAACGTCCGGCCGAAACGGGCTACGTCGTCGCCGAAAAATCAGAAACCCGCCGCTGCTAAGCAGACGGCGGGCTTCACACACACATACAACGACGACAAGATAGCAGGGCCGCGCGACACGCTCCATGGGCCTTTCGGTCCATAACGTGTCATGCGGCCCTAGCCGTTCGTCGGATCAGCCGCGGCGCTTGAGGTCGGCGGCGCCTTTGGCGACGAGCGCGGGGTCGACGTTGACGCCGGCCTTCGAGAGCGCGGCCTCGAGGATCGCCTCGCCCGGAAGGTAACCGATCACGATGTCCACGATCTTGCCTTCGCGATCGATGATGAACTGGCACGGGATGCCGCCGACGCCGTAGCGGGCGCGCGACACGCGCTCGGGCTTTTTCTCGGCGGCGTCGTGCGTCCAGACCATGTCGGGATATTTCGCCTGGTTGGCTTTGACCCATTGCTCGAACTTGGCGCGGGCATCGCTCGTGCAGTTGGCGAGGACGACGACGCCCTGGTCCTTGTAGTGGGCGGCGACTTCCTGGGTGTGCGGCATCGAGGCCATGCACGGCCCGCACCACGTCGCCCAGAAATCGAGGATGACGACCTTGCCGCGGAAGTCGGAGAGCTTCACGTCCTTGCCGTCGACGGTCTGCGAAACGAAGTCCGGCGCGACGGCGCCGATCTTGAGCATCTCGACGCGCGGCTCGGGCTTGGGCGTGGCCGCAGCGATGTCGGCGGCGGTCCAGACTTTCGCGGGCATGTCGGCCGGCGCGAGCTTCACGCCCGAGCGGAGGAGCAGGTTGCCCATGGTCTCCCCGTAGCGCGGACCGAAGCCGGCGCTCCAGCCGGCGAGTTTGCCGGCGGCGTCGAAGACGAGGGTCGTCGGGATGGGCGACATCACGCCGCCGAGCTTGAAGGTGAAGATCGATCTCATGTGCTCACCGGACGCCTTGCGGAAGGCGGCGCGCTCCTCGTCGTTGAGTTCGGCCATGTCCTTGTCCGGGCGCGGCGATGGGCCGGCGGGGTCTGCCACCAAGGTGCCCACGACCTTGGCGCTGTTCTCCGCCTGCCACTTTTGCACGACATCGAGCGCGGCGTAGCCGGCGACACCGACGAACTTCACGTCCGGGTATTTCTCGCTCCACGATTTCCACGCAGCGAGGAACGGCTCGCCCGGGCCGTGAGCGCCGCTCCAGACGCCGACGACGGTGACGTGGCCCTCCAGCAATGCGGAGAGCTTCGCGCGCGAACCGTCGAGTTGCAGCAGTTCGACATCAGGCGCGGAGGCGCCAGCTTTCAACTCGGCGAAATTCTCGCGGAAAGGCGGCGGCGGATTCTTCTCGGCGTCGGCCGCGGCGGCGGCGCGGGCTTTCTCCTCTTCGGCGGATTTGGCGAGCTGTTCCTTGCCCTTGGCGACGATGGCGGCGTCGACCTTCACGCCGAGCGTGGCGAGCGTGGCTTCGGCGCGGGCGTCATCTTCGCCGCCGTTGCCGAGGATGGTGGCGGCGATCTTGCCGTCGCGTCCGATGATGAACTGCGTGGGGATGCCGACGACGTGGTAGAACTTGTTCGAGGCGCGCTCCTCGAAGGTGGCGCTGCCCTGCTCGTTCGGGTCGAAGAAAAACTGCAGGTCGGGATACTTCGGCTGGTTCTTGGGAATCCACGCCTTGAAGCTCGCGATCTTGTCACTGGTGCCGGAGGCGACGACCACGACGTCCTGATCCTTGTATTTGGCGGCGAGCTTTTGCGTGTGCGGGAACGAGGCGATGCACGGTCCGCACCACGTCGCCCAGAAGTCGAGGATGACGACCTTGTCCTTGAAGTCGGACAATTTCACGGTGCGGCCGTCGACGGTCTGCATCGGAAAATCCGGTGCGACCGCGCCAGCGCCGAGGGTGGCGGGGCGCTTGACCGCGGTGGCGGGCTCGGAGGGCTTCGCCTGAATCGTCGCCGCGGCCACCGTGGCGGGTGCGGCGGCTTTGGCGGCGGGCAGCATGCCGCCGCCCATCGGAGCGGACGCGGGCGGATTGGCGCGCGCGGCAGCGAGGGCTTGCTCGATGAGTCCCTTGTCGGCGTCGTTGAGTTTCACCTCGGCGCGCTGGAGGATCTCGCGCAACAGGCCGCTGACCCGCGGTCCCATGCCGATGACGCCGCCGACGAGTTTGCCGTCGGGGCCGACCACGCAATACGCGGGATACATGCCGGCGCCGAAGATCATGTAGGAGATCGCTTCCATCATCGCCTTGCCGGCGGGATCCCAGGACACGGTGTAGCCGGGGGCCGCGGTTTCCTTGGCCCATTTCTCAAAGTCGGCGCGCTCGGTCGTGGTGTTGATCGCCCAGACGGCGAGGCCTTGCGCCTGATACGCCGAGGCGATCTTGGCGACGTCGTCCGGCGGGTTGCGCGCGCCGGTCCAGAAATTGATGAACACGGTCTTTCCGCGAAAATCGGAGAGCTTCACGGTCTTGCCGTTCACGTCGGTGGTGGAGAAGTCCGGCACGGTCTCGCCGGCGGCCATGTTGGCGAAGCGCAGCGTGGGATTCGCGGCGGTCGGCATCGCGGCGGTCTTCGCGATCATCGGGATCGATTTCGGGCGGTTGGTCTCCTCCGGCGGCAGGCCGCTGAGGTCGACGGGCAGGCCGCCCTTGGCAAGCAGGCGCAGCACGTGCGGATTCACGGTCGGGCCGCCGCCGCCGGTGGTGCCGATGAGTTTGCCGTCCTTGCCGATGAGGAAGAGCGTCGGGAAACCGGAAACGCCATACTGCGTGTTGAAGACGGACGTCGCCCAGTTGTCCTTGCCCGCCGGGTCGTGCGCGGTGCGGAACTTGTATTTGTCGCCGTTGCGTTTGACCCAGCCGTCGTAGTTGGCGCGCGAGTCATCGGCGCAGACGGCGAGGACGACGAGATCGTTGGCGGCGTATTTTTCCGCGAACTCGCTGTTGTGCGGCATGGAGGCGACGCACGGGCCGCACCACGTGGCCCAGATGTCGACGAGCACGAGTTTGCCGCGGAAGTCGGAGAGCTTGATCTCCCGATTGTCCGGGCCGACGACGGTGAAGTCGGGCGCGAGCTCGCCCGGTTTCGGGCCGATGTGGGTCGAGGGAGCGGACGGAGTGACGGTGGCGGGCGCAGTCACCGGATCCTCGGCGAGGAGGAAAAGCGGGGCGGCGGCGAGACCGAGGAACAGCAGAACGAGTTTCTTCATGGGAAAAGGAGGCCCGCGGCGCATGGCGCCGCGGGCGGGAATGGGAACGGTGAGGAGTTAGAACGGCAGCAGGAACGAAAGTTCGTAGGCGCGACCGAGGATCAACTGGTAATGGAGCGCGGCGTTGAAGCCCCAGATCGTGTCCGAGAACGGCGGCTCCTTGTCGAAGATGTTGTTCACGCCAAAACCGACGCGCAGGCGCTTGCCGTAGCCGCGCCAGACGCCGTTCTTGAATTCATAGGCGATGCGCGCGTCGACCTTCGTGACGGAGGGCGTCGGGTAATAGACCACGGAGGCGCTGTTGGCCACGAGGTTGTTGCCGGCGCTGTTCGAACCGAAGCCGTCGAGGTGCCAGATGAATGCGGCGACGCTCCAGCGGTCATTGTTCCAGTTGAGGCCGACGTTGTATTTCCACTTCGGCGGAGCGGCGGTGTCTTCCTCGAGCACCACGGCCGGCTGGCCGGGCGCGACTTGGCGTGTCGCCTCGAGCGTGTGGCTGGCGAAGACCGTCGCGCGGAACCGGCCGAGCTGCTGCCACGGCAGCGTGTAGTCGGCGGAGAGATCGAGCGAGCGGTTCACGATGTGGCCGAAGTTTACGAAGGTCTGGTCGACGTTCGTGATCACGCCGGGCTGATTGAGCGAGACGTCGGTCGGGCTGGGCGTGGCGCGGGTGACGCGGCCGGGGAAGAGCGCCTCGTTGTTCACGATGTTCTGCGCGCTGATGATCTGGAGCGCGTCGGACTGCTTCGTCTCGTAGATGTCGAGCTGGAGCTTGAGCCCCTTTAAGAAGGGCGGCTCGTAGACGATGCCGTAGAACATGTTTTCGGAGGCCTCCGCCTGGGGATCCAGGTTGGAGCCGCGCGAGACGATGACGCCGGTCGTGCTCGCGGGCGTGCGGCGCGGGTCGGTGATCGTCGCGGTGGTGTTCGGCGAAACGACGAGATACTCGGTGACTCCGGGCGCGCGGAAGCCCTGGCTCCAGCTGGCGCGGAACAGGAGCGAATCGAACGGCACGAACGAGAAGCCGATCTTCGGCGTGGTCTTGGTGAAGCCGCCGGCCTTTTCGTGGCGGCCGGCGAGCTGGAGGTCGAAGCGCTTAAGGAACGTCCGGGCGTTCGGCTTGCCGAAGACCGGCACGGCGAGCTCGGCGTAGACGGCGCTGCGGTCCTGCTCGCCCGACACTTCGGTGCGGGTGGCGACCGGAGTCGGGCTGTTCGTGCTGAAGGTCGTCGTGACGCTGTTGACCTTGGAAACGCTGTGGCTGCCGCCGACGGCCATCTTGATGGGGCCGCCCCAGAAGTTCATCAAATCGCCGTCGAGATCGAGGTCGATGCCGCTGGCGGTCGACTCCGAGAAAACGGACGGATAAACGGCGAGGCGCTCAAGCAACGCGGCCTGCGAAGGCGCGCCCGCCGCGCGGGCGTCGATGAAGGGATTGAAACGCTGCGCCGGATCGGCGGCCGTCATCAAGGCGACGAAACCGCCGCCGTTGTAGTTGCGGCTGATCTGGCGGTCCTTCTGGTTTTGCCAGGTGCCCACGAGTTCCCATTGCCAGGTTTGCGCGAACTTGCCGCGCAAGCCGCCGCTGACGGCGTCGTCGAGCGTGCGCACCACCTGCGACTCAGGTCCGAATTCGACGAGCATCATGCCGATGCTGACGTTCTGGTTGAAGGGATTGAAGGCCGCTGGCAGGACCGCCGCCGAACCGAAGCCGCCGGTGATCGAGCTGGCGGAGATTTGCGCGTTGGTCGTGGTCGTGTTTTTCGTCGTGCGGAAACTGCCGAAGCCCTCGACGCGGTCGTTGAACTTGTAGGTGAAGTTCGCGTTGAGGCCGATGGTTTCCTTCTCGGGGATGAGGTCGAGGAACTCGGCGGTGTTGAGGCGGCGCTGACCGGAGCCGTTCACCACGCTGGCCGGCGAGACGATGTTCGTGGTCGGGATGAATTGCGCGATCGTCGGCGTGCCGGTGCTGCCTTCGGGCGTGAGCACGACGCGGATGCCGGGGATGGCGTCAAACGTGCCGGACACGACGCCGCCGGAAGCCTGCACGACGGCGGGGTAACCCCAGAGCAGGCGGAAATCGCGGCCGTTGTTGGTCGCGCCCGTGGTGAGCAGCGTGCCGGTCGGAATGCCGGTGTGATTCTGGTTCTTGGAGAAATTGCGGTGGTTGGCCTTGAGGTTCTGCCGGTCGAAATAGTCGACCGCGACCGTGCCGCTGAGTTTGCCGAGGTTGAAGCCCTGCATCAGCGTGCCGGCTCGTTCGCGGCCGCCGCCGTGCTCGGAAATACGGGTCGCGCCCGTGGCTTCGCCGCCCACAAAATCCTTTTTCAACACCACATTGATCACGCCGGCGACCGCATCGGCGCCGTAGATCGCGGACGATCCGTCAGTGATCACCTCCACGCGATCGATCATGCCGAGCGGGATGGTGTTCAAATTCACGAAACCCTGGCGCGTGTCGGTCGAGCGGTTGCCGGAGCCGGACTGCGCGACACGGCGGCCGTCGACGAGCACGAGCGTGGAACCGGAGCCGAGGCCGCGAAGGCTGACGCCGGAAACGCCGGTCTGCGCCGGCGGAGCCGCGGAAGAGCCGAGGATGAGATTGAATGGCGGCGTGCTCGTCTCCGTGCGCTGGCCGAACTCGGGATTGAGTTCGTTCGGCGCAGAGCCGCGACCGGACGAGATGCCCGAGTAGGTCTGCGGGATGGAATTGAGGAAATCCGCGAGCGTGAACGCGCCGGTCGAGCGGATGTATTCCGCATCGTAAGCGTTCACAGGCGACGGTCCGGCGACGTCCGTTTGGCGAATACGGCTGCCGAGCACGCGGTAATCGTCGAGCTTCACGGCCTTTTGCAGGTCGGTCGCGGGCTTCATCGCCGGCTGGTCGCTCGCCCGACGGAGGCCGAGCGCTCCGGTGCTGGCATCCTGCACGACGACGAGGTCGGTGCCGGCCACGAGCTGCTCGAGCGCAGCGCGGGCGGAGAGCTCGCCCTTCACGGCGTTGGTCCGCACGCCGCGAACGATCTCGACGGGATACACGATCTGCTCGCCCGATTGCTCGGTGAAGGCGGCCAGCGTCGCCGAAGCGGCGCCGGCGGAGATGGAATAGGTTTTCTTGGTCGGCTCGGCGAAAGCGCCCAGCGTCAGCATCGTCAACGCGACGAAAACAGCCGCACCGCGGAATCGGCGCAGCCAGAGGAACGGGCTCGGTGTGTTCATGGTGTGTGAGAGGTGGCCGGGGAGGTGGAGAGAGGGGCACCCGGCAAAAGGGACGACGACCCGCGACGTCGTTTCCATTATCGCCGCGCGCAGATTCCGCGCGGCGCGACACCCTTATGACTCAGCGCGGCGGCGCGGAGCGGAGCACGTAGCGGCCATCCTCGTATTCGGCGTGCACGCCCGAGGTGAGTTCGAGCAGGCGCACGAAGGCGTCGGCGTTGTCCGCGCGAAATTTGCCGCCGAGCGGGAGCTTCGCGATGCGGCGGTCGGCGACCACGATGCGCGTCTCCTGATTGTAGCGGTTGAACTCTTTCACGGCCTCGTCGAGCGGCGTGTCCTTGAAATTGAGGCGCATGCCCTGCCACGACAGCGCCGACTCGATCTCGTCGCTCGTAGCCTCGATCACCACGGGCGCGAGCGGCGTGGGCACGGCGGCGTTGACGCTCGTGCGTTCGCGCGCGCCGACCATGGCGGCGTTGAGCGCGCCTTGAAGCTCGGGTTCCTCGGGCTTGGGCGGATCGATGCGGACCTTGCCCTCGGTCACGAGCACGTCGACGGCGCTGCCGTCGAGGCGGACGTTGAAAACCGTGCCGACCGCGCGCACGCGCACACCGCCGG
This portion of the Opitutia bacterium genome encodes:
- a CDS encoding sigma-70 family RNA polymerase sigma factor — its product is MSADSLKPPSSPASVDAGWFARDVQPHEPSLRAWLRGKFPFLPDVDDVVQESYLRLIRARQAGKVGYAKAYLFTTARNFALDLFRRREVVAIESVADVAALPVLEESPGIADALGRQQELELLAAAVQALPDRCRQAMTLRLLYGLSHKEIAAELRISEHTVKAQLAKGMRRCADYFAARGIATARIAPEENKP
- a CDS encoding TonB-dependent receptor, which produces MSPRHLFALRRLAGFFLVLLFAVGLSAAEPVRKNFDVPAGDAAATLRQFAEQSGEQVVFLVNKVRGVATKPVRGEFTAREALERMIVGTDLALVQDEQTGALTVNRSAPDEKNDASRPADSRAAQVKDGAVVLDRYEVTGVRETGIVNQGVVPRRENEGVRYTVIDRAEIDRSGVTNLPEFFRSLPSNTSFGTGSQNLAAVQLGQTGGFPFSSDGINLRGFGENQTLVMINGRRLFGGEFGGADVSRIPLSAVDRIEILATSGSAIYGANAVGGVINIILRKGFSGSEASLYLGAARGGAEEVRGSVFHGRQFNDGRTALNLSFEYNRKNDLHLSDRRYWEVALERVPPGAPTYLRDVLRNAQSPLPLVTVSSPALPPLGIPGAPTAAWAYVPTGSNGVGLTPASFAANAGQPIRDLPSIGRAKLVAPSESYAAFASLEHTFKNGLSSYSELSWRWADTSVGAYRTLTVINLGANSPVNPFRTNVTPGFVGKSISVLVDPIDLPDSYSDSDKLTLRAVTGLKGKFELFARPLNWAVDFSGDRNDAHSDATTYHLLLAPAVAAGYYNPFRDLRSAPLASESELAKLRGLDTRNEVTEIAATNWRVNGELMEIAGALTNFSLGFEVRFEHLTSDTQLRYGDYALLPGSAYADEDINGNSSRRAIAAYGEVQVPLVGERNRRPGLWSLDFSAAIRLERYDDFGAAAPPMVAFKYAPLPDVALRASFSEGFQPPRQSDLYAPVQDIGPITFGIATDPLRGDEPVEPEVYLVGGNPRLRPETSKTWDLGVVFTPRQIPGLTLNVAYYRYDKSDVITYPNEQDLVTYVPDRIVRGPRLPGDPAGMPGPIIEMDARPVNLSRLITSGWDVKADYRRELSSTRSFGGSVEGTYVLDFKQRSVDEQPFEDRAGDVDLLGDGPVKLRGRGRVWFNTGRFTASWTARYIHSYEGDTNTLKPSRPTRTGVDGDKIPSSTEHDVQFSYSFPARVGERTSWRDWLAGTKFTLGALNVFDRTPPLRTARINLWHSLLNDPRQRFVYFEATKSF
- a CDS encoding TlpA family protein disulfide reductase, whose translation is MRLSLLFVLLAAAVSCLAAEPAADRAWAEFEKIRDASMPANATKAEKNAWWDRKVADLERLGAAFLDTYPQDPRRWAVAVHLREVRPWPVPDTVPPAFNARVRQLAAEAVDRSDVPTEIRGTASVLLIDEEAARCGESPTAAQLLAIQRRLDDHVARFGANPELRLIQLRTLERLEGLDPAAAGEIVERLAASPHALLREVATRRQFLRLIGRAPFELRFIALDGREVDFQQLRGKVVLLDFWATWCQPCVVELPRLKQLRDEHGAAGLEIVGVSLDRPGTRGKLETFIRQHGLTWPQHFLLNGEGRNELAERFAITSIPAVFLFDRTGRLAVANVPPERLDAEVGRLLRGD
- a CDS encoding FecR domain-containing protein; this encodes MSAPFDSTGFPRDEAIEATAAAWLAERDEGLSTEDAAAFAAWRAADPRHEQAVRRLEHAWSSLQALREFRPEARVHPDRDLLARPAGANVLPFRSLAATAALAACLTLAGAWFWLRPAAPSAGEPHAHYATTVGGYQRMTLPDGSIVDLNADTEIREQFTAGERRVALVRGEAAFQVTKNPVRPFIVQADGVAVRAVGTAFNVRLKTDCVQVLVTEGRVRVDPPATLPVAREPIPEIGIGQRVSVPTVATAAVAPAVEDVTPAVIRAELSWREPRLRFLETPLAEVVRQFNARNRVQIELGDADLAPLPVEATFRAEDVEAFVRLLTSSGEMIAVRAGPDRIVIRRAR